Genomic DNA from Methanosarcina sp. MTP4:
CTGTCAGGCAAGAACAATATGAAAACGCAATCCTTCACCGTGAACGCATTACGGAACAAAGCCTCCGGATTGCCAGTGAAAACCCCGAAGTCCTGAGCTACAAAAAAGACCTGGCTCTTTCCTACAAAGAACTTGGAATACTTTTTGAAAAAGCAGAAAAGCCGGAACTTGCAAAACAGCAGTATTCAAAATCAGCCGATGTTTTCAGGCATATCCTGCAAGATGAAACCGAAGAAACCCTTACAAAAGATCTTCTGGTGGTGGAACTCCAGAAGCAGGCAACTTCTTATATCTATGAAGAAAAGTACGGTCTTGCGAAAGAATACCTGGCCCTTGTCCGCGATTACTGCGAGGACTCATACGAAAAAGATCCTGAAAAACCGGAAAACTGGAAGGCTGTCTGTGAAATACGGACCCTTAGCGGGATTTTACATGAATCCATGGGAAATTACGAAGTAGCCATCCCGATCTACGAATCAGCATTCCCAATACTGAATAAGCACCTTGAGTCCGAGCCCGAAAACCTTGAATACCAGTCAATGATGAGTGTTTTACATACCCAGCTAGGCATTGCGTATCATTCGGCCGGCGAGTACGAGAAATCAAAAGAATCCTTTGAAAAAAGTATTCCCATAAACGCAAAACTGCTTGATGAAGAACCTGAAAATTTCTTATACATGGGTGGAGTGGCAGTAACATATGCAAAATACTCAGAGTTACTCACAAGCCTGGGCAGGAAAGAAGAAGCAGAAAAATACGCTGCAAAAGCTAACGAGTTAAAGGAACACCTAACGAAAAAGTGTGAGCTGGAAGATTTGTAAACGAAGGAGAGGAGCCCGAAAAAGAGCTTTGAAATCCAAAAATCCAGAAGAACGCAGGTTTCCACAGAGTTAAGGGCGGGCGCAACCCCAAAAAACATGAGAGTTCAATATTAAGGCCAGTTTGGAATTAAAAAATTACCAAAATTACCTGGAGAAGACCGGGAAAGCTCATCAAACATTCTAAAAACAAACCTCAATCCTCTTTCCCGGCAAGATACCGTGCAATATATTCAAGGTAGAGTTCCATGTCTTCAACGCCTTTTTGCAGGTTATCATAAAGCCTTTCAAGGTCTACTTTTGCATACATATGGACAAGCACGTTCCTGAAACCCGCAGCAGGTTCGAGTTTCCTGGCAAAGGCTTCGGGAAGGATTCCATTTTCACCCAGGGTACGGAATATTTCTTTGTAAGCATCAGGACGTTTTATCCTCTCCATCGAAATAATCATCTCCCCGATGTCCAGCATGCACTCCAGAGAGACTTGCATGTACCTTTCGACAGCTCCTCTCAGGACGTAATCGTTAGCCAGTTCTTCAAGGCTGTGCTGCTGGAGTTCCCGCAAATTATTTATGTACTCTTCAAGCATTTCGAGCTTGTCAATTATTTCCAGTCCCATCTGAACCTGCCCTTTGCCATTCTTTCAAGCGTCATTTTCATGTGCCTTTTAACGTAGTAATCCCGGTCCAGGTATTTCGACATGATCCTGGTTTCGAACAAAACCCTTTTTCGCTCATTGGATTTCAAAATAATTCCATCACGGATAACGTTATAGGTGAGGAGCAGGGGAGACTCGTTAAGGATCACGAGGTCTATATTGTTTGTTTTAAGAAGGACTCCCAGTTCCCCGATGAGCTCCAGCTGAAGGTCAAAAGCTTCCTTTCTTGTAACGGCTTCATCAAAAAGCACAGCGATGTCTATATCGCTCAGCCCGTTAGCCTCTCCCCGGACGGTTGAACCGAAAAGGTAAGCAACCGTAACACTATCCACGGCGGAAAAAAACTCGCTCAGCTTATATTCAAGCTCTTCGAGGGCTATTTGTGGAGTAGAGGGCTGCATATCACCAATCGCATAGAGTTAATCAAACATTGTTAATCACGTAGAGTTAATCGCATATAATGGATTGCTCATGAAGTTATGCTCACTTCTGTTTATAACTTATTGCAAGCTTTACAATATTATCTGCTCTTTCAGGGTACTTTGAGCAGTATTAGGAACAAAGTTACGGGCATCATTCTGTTTTCGGAGCAGAATGAAGGTGGAAGGCTGCTACGGCTAAGTGCATCCGAGCGTCCCGCCACTACCAAAAAATAAAAGATAAGACTTGAAAATCGAATTTTGTACAACTCAGAACTGATCATATTCTTGCGGGCTTTTCATTCCTTCCTAATTGCTTTTTTAATTCATGGAAAAAAAGGGAAGGCCTCGCTTACGCTCGGAAAAAAAACGGAAATACGGCATAAAACGCAACCCTAATTTTAAGCCCGCTCAGGCAAAACCAGTTCCCCCACATCCTGAAAAAGTATATATGTTAATACTATTATTACAGTTAATACTTATTTATCATTTTGTAACACCGCGAACTCCAGGATGGAGGCCGGTTGAGGTTGTAACATGGAATCAGATGCCATTGACTGGAACGAGATCTGGAAAGATACGCTGCAAAAACAGCTAAAATCAAACAGGAATGTGGATTGTTCAACTATCTGGTACAGTAAGGAAAACGCCAGGCGCTTCTGGAGGATGTTCCAGGATGATAAGGCAAGGGCAATAACCGAGAAGAGAATTGAAGGCATGAAACTCTCCCCCGACTTCAGGGTCCTCGATATAGGAGCCGGGCCAGGGACCCTTGCAATCCCGATTTCACAGCGGGTCGCCCACGTAACCGCCGTAGAGCCTTCGGAAGGCATGGTGAGTGTCATGCGGGACAACATCGATGAGCACGGACTCGAAAACGTCGAATGTGTGCACAAAGACTGGGAAGCCGTTGATGTCGAATCCGACCTTTCCGCCCCCTATGACGTGGTTTTTGCCTCGTATTCCCTGGGTATGAAAGACATACGCGCCTCGGTTCAAAAGATGCTGGACGCTTCCTCAAGGTACGTTTACCTCTACTGGTTTGCAGGGGAAACCTCCTGGGACATGCATTCCCGGAAGCTCTGGCCCCTTCTTCACGGAAGGGAGTACCAGCCAGCCCCGAAGTGCGATGTTCTCTACAACGTGCTCTATGACATGGGGATCTACCCGAATGTAAGCGTCTTTCCCTTCGAGCACGTCCACAGGTATACAACCCTTGATGAAGCTGTTGAGGATTTCAAGTCCTACTACAATGCAAGCTCCGATACCCAGGAAACCATCCTCAGGGACTACTTTGAAGGCGTGCTTGAGGAAGATGACGGAGCCCTTATTCAGAGAGGGTGGTCTACAAGGGTAAAGATGTGGTGGGAAAAACCAAACTGAACCGATAGGGACCGTGCAGGGCTGCTTTATTGTCGAGACAGATAGAAAGCCGGCCGCACAACTTTTGAGAGATTTTTCCTGGAAATCCAGGTCACTTTTTTTGATTCATTTCTCAGTACATGCGGCCCTTACCAGTTCCAGGTTCCCGGCAGCAGCCCCCGGGCGCGCCAGCGACCGGCTTTTCCCTGAATAAAATGAAAAAGAAGAAAGAAGTTCAAAGACCAAGCAGCCATTGAATAGAGAAAGTAGTTGCCAAAATATTAGGAAGGCATTTTCACAGTCTCTGCTTTACTAATAATTAAGATTACTTCGGCGAAGTGCATACAGCCATCTGCCAAAAAATAAGAAAGAAGAGTTGAAAACTGGCGGTTGTGTAGCATAAAATTAGTCTTTATTCGGCTTTTCACTTTTTTGCGCTGCTCATCATTCATGACAGTTGTTCCGGGCAGGCCTCGCTGGCGCTCGGAAAAAACCCGAGAACACTACCCAGGGATACATCATATTTTCTAAAAAATTAGGGAAGTTATATCGTGAAGCGGCTCATAGAGCAAATAGATCAATTATCACTTATCCAGAAGAAAGAGGGGAAAGATGAATAAAAAAATATTAATCTGTATTTTATTTTTCTTTTTTTGTGTTGCCATAATGGCTACTGGGTGTCTGGAAAAAGAGTTAACCAGCCAAAAGCAGCTAGCTGCATATCAGGATGTGTATGAAGGGGAAAGTGAGAACTGGAAAGTAAGGTTTGTACAAAACGTAACTGAATTTATCCCTCCAGAAGAGGACGTAATACTTTATGATGTTGATGGTGAGATGATCCTGACATATAAAGGCAATCTTTCAGAGCTATCTTCCGTACAAAAAATGGAATATTCTTATGCGCGTAATTCAGGGGGAGGAGGAGGGATGGATGCCAATCCCTCTGAAAAGGTTTATGGACATAGATTCTCTCACGGAGGAGCTACGGTAGACAGAGAGGAAGCATTCAATGTCATAGTGAACCTGGACGGAAAAAAGGAAACAATCGAAGTAAAAAGATTGAATAAACTCTGAAGACCAGGTTGATTCTTATGTGCTGTATCTTCCAGGATCTTTTTTACAGCCAACTTCCGGGAAAAACCGCTCGCTTTATTCAGCTTCTCTTTTTTTCTGCGCTCCTTTTCAGTCATGGCAGTCATTTCGGGAAGGCCTCGCTGACGCTCGGAAAAGGGCCACGGGAATACGCTATTAACGACGCCCCGGTTTTTAATCCCTCCTGAGCAAAAAAAGTACATAGGGTTACCGGCTGGCAACTCACCTGGATCAATGAGCCCTCGTTTTTAACCCGAATTTCAGAACATACCGAGCCTGGCCATAATAAAATCGTAAACATGAAAGCTGGTTCGGAAGCAAAGAAAAAATAAGAAGAAAAGTAAAGGTTGAAGGAAGAGTAAAGCCTTCCGACCTCACTTCAAGCTCACCGCAACCTAACTGCAATCCCGATGAGACCTCACTGAATATTCTCGCCAATTCCGGCATACCTGGGGTCCAGTTCAACGGCTTTCCGGAAAGCTGCATCGGCTTCGTCTCCCCTGTCGAGGAAACTGAGACAGACGGCTTTCCCAAACCAGGCATCGGCGATCTCCGGGTTGATTTTGAGAACATTGTCATAGATTTCCACAGCTTCTTCAAAGCGTTTGAGCTGAGCGAGCACGAAGCCCAGGCTTGAATAGGCATCGAAGTATTCAGGGTTAAGCTCAAGGGCTTTTTTGAAGGCTTCCAGGGCTTCCTCGAATTTCTGCATCTGGCTCAGGGTGAAACCCTTGTTGTACCAGACATCGGCGTTTGTAGGGTTGATTTCAATGGACTTTTCAAAAGTTTCTACTGCCTTTTCATACTCTTCAAGGTTTTCCAGGTCTATGCCCAGGTTGTTCCAGGCATCATCGTTAAGGGGATCGAGTTCCAGCGCCTTTTCATAAGCTTTCATGGCCTGCCTGTAGCTCCCTATACTGTCTAGGTCCACGCCCTTGTAGTACCAGGCTTCGGAAAAACCGGGGTCTAACTCGATTGCCCTGTCATAGGCAATAACGGCTTCGTCATACATTCCCAGCTGTGCGAGGGCGATTCCCTTCCCTACCCAGGCTTCCTTGTAATTCGAGTCTTCCTCAAGGACCTTTTCAAAAGCTTCAACAGCCTTTTCGTAGGCTCCCATCTGGTTCAGGTTAAGGGCCTTTCCGTACCAGGCGTTGGGATAGTCAGGCCTGAGTTTGAGAGCTTTTTCGTAGGCTACAACTGCCTTATCGTATTTTCCTACCTGGGAAAGGGAAAAAGCCATGTTGTTCCACAGGTCCGGGTCTTCCGGGAAAATCTCAACAGCTTTTTCATACAGTTTGAGGGCCTCCTCGTATTTCCCGATTCCTTCGAGTGCTGCAGCCTTGTTGTTCAGGAGGCAGAAATTCTTCGGGTCCAGTTTGATAGCATTGTCAAAAGCAACTATTGCTTCCCTGTACTTCCCCATCTTAACGAGGTCAAGCCCGTACCCGTTCCATTCGGCTGCAACTTCTTCTTCGGAAACATCCTCACCAGCATTTTCCGAATCGTCCAGAACATAGGCCACTTCCTCAAAGGATGCTTCCCCGCTGCTTTCATCGGCATTTCCCTTAAAACTCGTTTCCTTCGCTTCTTCAGAACTCATGCCACAATTTCCTATAATATTTTCATAATAAATTCAAATTAGAGGTTTCTGTACTACCCGGATTCGTTACATACTTAAATCTATTGTTCGTATCTGTCCCTTGTAATGACCTATACATCGTACTTCATGGCTTTTATATGCTCGCCCTTCAAAAAAGCCCGAGCAAAGATACTCTAAAAACTAAAAATAAAACGGGAAACCATGAACGAAAACCAGCCCAGCTTTTTGAGAGCAGTCCTCTTTGATATGGACAATACCCTTTTCGACTTCGTAGCAGCAAAGCTCGTAGCCTGCAGGAAGATCCTTGCCTACCTGGGAACGGAAAACAATAGGGGTAAAGAAAAAAAAGAGAAAGCCGCAAATGCGGAAGAACTTTTCAGGTACTTCCTGAGAGGAGTCCATGGTTTTGAAGATTACGAAAATATAAAGGACTACATGCAGGAAAGGAACCTTTTTACACTCCCTGCCTACAGCAAGTGCTGTGAAATCTACGAGAAGGAAAAACTGGAAAACCTCGAACTCTATCCCGGCGTAAGGGCTACCTTTGACGAACTAAAAAAACTGGACCTGAAACTCGCAGTCATAACGGATGCCGACAGCGCCCATGCCCGGGCAAGGCTCGGAAAAGTCGGGCTCCTTGACTCCTTTGAACTAATGGTTGCCGCGGACATGACAGGTCGAAAAAAACCTGACCCCGAACCTTTCCTTTACGCCCTCCGGGACCTGGGAGTGAAACCCGGGGAAACCCTTGTCGTGGGGGACAACCTCCTGAGAGACATTGCCCCTGCCCGCAAACTCGGCCTGCACACGGCATACGCCGCCTATGGAGACTGGAAAGACTGGAGAAAATCCGGGGAAATCGCTCAAGCCTTCGATTTCCGGCTCAATACCTTCCCGGATCTGCTTCACTGCATCTGCTCCCTGAAAGAGCAAAACTGAAAAAAAACCCGTAATGTAAATAAGAAAAGATATTGACACTGAAAAAGAAAAGATATTGACACTAAAAAAGAAAAGATATTGACACTAAAAAAGAAAAGATATTGACACTAAAAAAGAAAAGATATTGCCGCTGAATCTGAAAAATTCCGGGAAGATAAAATCCGGAAGAAATCCCCAGATAACGGCGTTTGCATGCTCTGGTTCAAAGCTATTTCGGAGACAGTGTCAAAACAACTTTTTAGAGAAGGTCCGAGTATACCGGATTTACGTCTACTGCTTTTTCGTAGGCTTCCATAGCTTTCTGATGCTTCTTGACCCTGTCGTATACTATACCTTTGCCTATCCAGGCTTTGGTAAAGTTCGGGTTGATATCAATGGCTTTTTCGAAGGCTTCAAGGGCTTCTTTGTATTTCTCCAGGTCCCTCAGGGCAATGCCCTTGTTATACCAGAACCTGGCGTTCTCGGGATTTGCTTTGATCTTTTTGTCAAAAATCTCCACGGCTCTTTTAATGTACAGCTTTGATTCGTCATTGTTTCCAAGCCAGCGGAGAGCAACCCCTTTGTTGTAGAGGGCCTTTCCATTCCCGGGGTTCAATTCGATTGCCCGGTTAAAAGCTTCCAGGGCTTCCTCGTAACTTCTTACCTTGCAGAGGCCCATTCCCTTCTTGCACCATTCGCTTGCGCTCATGGCGTTCAGGTCATAGCTCTTCTCATAGAGCTTGATCGCTTTTTCCAGGTCATCCATGGCTTCTTCGTATAACCTCATTTCCCGAAAGGCTACCCCGCGCATGTGCCAGACTTCAGGGTCATCGGGAGCGATTTCCACAGCCTTGTTATACGCATCAAGAGCCTCTTCATACTGCATCAGGTCGTAGAGCAACTCAGCTTTGCAGTACCAGGTTTTAGCATCCACGGGATTGATCTCAAGGGATTTATTCATTGCCTCGAGGGCCAAATCATGATTCATCATACATTTCAGAACCATTCCCTTGCTGAACCAGATTTTTGCATTATTAGGGCTAATTTCAAGAGCTTTGTTGTAAGCATCCAGGGCTTCTTTAAACCTTTTAAGTTCCTGGAATGCAACGCCTTTATTGTACCAGTCATTGGACGTCATAATCTTTTTCCAGATCTTTTTTGGTATTTCCACCGTTTTAACCACTATCCCTGAACAACAATATTATATGCATTCAGAGCATTAAAGCCGTTTTGTATTTGAAATCCTTATCCAAAATAAGGACCTATATACAGTTACGCGTAATACTTTACGCTCTGTTCTGTTTTAAACATTTTGAAATTTTCACAGACAGTAATTATTTAAAAATAGAGTTTTGAAAACTGAAGCTATATTTTTAAAAAAAGAAGGTAATTTTGGAGCAAGTCCAAAAAATTATCCCGCCTTATTTTCCTTCTATTTTCAGCAGCGGGTTTTCACATATATAAACAATTCCCCTGGAAGGAAGTGTTCCAGGCTCTTATGCCACCCCCCTTGAAAAACATGTGTAATTCCAGTTTCAAACACGCAATCTCCCGTTTACTTTTCCTGAAAACTTTTCAAGACCGTTAACCCGGCTTGCTTTTCCCGGAATCTTTTCTCAACCGTTTTTCCAGAATCCGGAAGTCCGGCAATAAATGGAACAGGCAAAATCTGCTTATATTCTCATCCGAAGCCGGACTCCCAGGACCTTCTTTTCAGGCCCAGTTCCGCCGCAGGATCATCCTTATCCGGGTTTTCAGCTCCAGGGGATTAACAGGTTTCACAATGAAGTCCTCAGCTCCGGTTTCGAAACCCTCTATTCTAACACCCGGCTCGTCCTTTGAGCTGAGCAGCATCACCGGCACATGCCTGCAAAGGGGGTCACTCTTTAACTTCTTGCAGACTTCAAACCCGTCAATCCCCGGAAGCTTCAGGTCGAGCAGGACAAGGTCCGGCCTCTGGGATTTAACCGCCTCAAGAGCAGTAAAACCATCCGAAGCTCCGGCAAGACTGTAATTCTCAGCCTCAAGCACCTTCGAAAGAGATGTCAGGGCTTCCGGATCATCATCAGCTATCAGGATCTTCTCGCGCGTGTCCTGAAAGCTTGTAATCCGGGCTTTTACCAGTTCCTCGGGAACCGAAAGGTTGTCTGCAATTACGCTGTCACTGATTTCAGGATGCTCTTCAATTAATTTCAAAATTTCCAAATCGAGATTTCTCTCAGTCATACCCACCACACTCCTTTCTTTATACATTTTATTAGGTATTAAACATTTCTCAAATATTTAAACTAACAGTAAAGAACCGGAGATTTCCGGGGAAACATAATAGAATTTCCCAAATATTTAGAGGATTTCATATCAATCGCCAGACTTAATCAATAAGGAGATACCTTTATAATCATAAAGGATGACTTAATATCGGAAAGGAAAATTAAATTCCAATAACAGCCACCTCTGAGATGATATTAATGGACACACTAGAAAAAATATTTGGAAAAACTGCACAGATGACAGTACTTAAAAACCTGATCGGACACCAGAATGAATCAACCTACCTTTCCGGGATTGCAGAAGAAACCGGCCTGTCTCACTCAAGCGTTTCAAGGGTTATAACCCCCCTGATCGAAACAGGCATAGTAATCGAAAAACCCCTCGGAAAGCAGATCCGGACCTTCCAGTTAGACATGGAAAACGAGGCAACTCAGCTAATCATTGACTTCTATAGTAAGATCAACCAGATGGTAGAGTAAGCCCCGGACAATCCGGAAAGCAAGGATAAAGTATAGACATAAAATAGAGACCGAAAAAGAGTTCCTTTCTCTCTTTTTCATTTTACTTTATTTTTACCAAACTCTGAGCCTGTAAGTTCCGGAGTTTCGAGAATATTTAGTATTCTAGCTTAATCGGATCATTCACCAGATTCTTTTTCTAATTCTGTTTCGATTTTTGATCTATCCTTGATCTATCCTTGATCTGTCCTTTTTTCGATTCCTTTCATCACTTTCGAGACCATTATTTTCGAGGTAATCCATTTCCAGACTGGCTGAAACCTTGTTCGATATTTTTAAAACATGTTTCCCGGATTTTTGAATTCGACCTCATGAGAAAGAAAAAGTAATACATCCGGACCATCTGCGCGGAACAAACTCCATAAATACATTATGATAAGCAGAATTTTGTTAGAAGCCAGTACACATTTAAAAATATTTGAAATGATAAATAGTATTAAATACACTTTTGATATCACAAAATATCACAAAATTTAATATATATGTTACCAATCTAGGGTTATCTCATTAATAGAAAATATAGGAGTTGTAGAGTCATGAAAAATGCATTAAAATACCTCTTTATTATCGGGCTCATTCTCTGCTCGACGGGGATGGCAAGTGCACACTTTACCATGATCTTCCCGAGTGACGATGAAGCCAGTGTTTTCGATGTAACCCCCAAAGATTTCATAGCAGATCTGGGCGAAGAAAAAACCGTTTACATAATCTGGGGACACCCCTACGAACACATCCTCTTTGACCTGGACCCTGCCCCCACGGTAAGTATTTACAAGCCGGACGGAAGCGTCGAGGAACTTGAAGTAAGCAAGATAAGCGTCCCCGGCCAGGATGAGGAAGGCAACGATGGGGAATTCGTAGCCTATAAAGCTTCTTTTATCGTTGACCAGATGGGCGACACCATTGTGGCTGTCAGGTACGTCTCCGAAGGAGAGGAACTTATTGACTACACCAAGGCAGTTATCCACTGCGGGGAAGAAGTCTGGGAAGGCTGGGACGCTGCAGTTGGACAGAAGACCGAACTGGTCCCCTATGTGAGGCCCTACGGCATGGAAGAAGGTTTCGTCTTCTCAGGAAAAGCCCTGTATGAAGGAGAAGCTCTCGCAGACTCCATAGTGGAAGTCGAAAAATACCACACCCTCGAAGCAGGCAGGGAAATTGTCGAGGATGCCGAAGCTCTTTTCCCCTACGACGCCCCCATGGTCTTCACCAGGCAGGTCAAATCCAACGCCGACGGGTACTTCGTATACACCCTTGATGAGCCGGGAATCTGGTACGTGGGCGCAACAAAGGAAAATGAAGGAGAATACAGCGTAAGAGGCGTACTGGAAGTGCCTGTCCTGGAAGCCTTCCCGACCGAAGAGACCCCTGTCGAGACTGTCATTCTCTCGGAAGAAGGAGCTGAAGCCGAAGAAGAAGGCGAGGAAAGCACAAGCGCTCCTGGCTTTGGAGCTGTCTTTGCCGTAGGCGGAATGCTTGCAGTCCTCTTCCTCACAAGGAGAAAGTAAAGGAAAAAATCGAAAAATTTTAATAATTATCTCTGAAAATCTCTCTAAAAAATAATTGAAAAACATCTAAAAAATAATTGAAAAACATCTAAAAAATAATTGAAAAACATCTAAAAAATAATTGAAAAACATCTAAAAACGAATTGAAAAACATCTAAAAACGAGGGGGCTAACCCCCATTACTTTTTAATTCATTTATATGACAATTGTCCAATATATATTTGATTGTTAGATATGATCGTTTTCGAGTCTTATTCGAGCCTTATGATAAAGATTAGTGGGTAGAAGAATGGCCTGATTTGTATCCGAAAAATACAAAAAGTAGGAAAAATCTGGAAAAATTAGAGCTTAAAAAATAATCATCTCAAGAAATAATTATCTTAAAAAAAATGAAGGGTTGAAAAATGCACATATCGGATGGAGTGCTACCAACTTCAGTTGTTGCGGCCGGATGGGTAATAACACTAATTTTGCTTGCGGTAACCCTTGGCCTGAGCAGGAAAAAGGGAAATATTTCAGAACAGGTCCCTAAACTATCGGTTATCACCGGGGCCTTTTTCGTGGCATCCCTGGTCCATATTCCCGTACCCCCCACAAGTGTCCACCTGATCCTGAACGGGCTTGTGGGAGTCGTGCTGGGGGTTCTGGCTTTTCCCTCGATCTTTGTGGGGCTCACCCTGCAGGCCATACTCTTCCAGCACGGAGGAATTACCACAATCGGAATTAATACTGTGAACATGGGCGTTCCGGCTCTCCTGGCCTATGCCGTCTTCAGGGCAGGGGCCGGGAAAGTAAAGACTAACAGAGGGGTGTCCGAAAGCTTATTCGGGGCTCTTGCCGGAGGGCTTGCCGTAATCATTAATATCGTGTTTCTCTCCATCACCCTCCTTAGTTCTGGAGAAGCTTTCACCGAAGTTGCAAAATTTGCAGCACTGACTCATGTTCCGATTATAATTATCGAAGCAGTG
This window encodes:
- a CDS encoding DUF86 domain-containing protein encodes the protein MGLEIIDKLEMLEEYINNLRELQQHSLEELANDYVLRGAVERYMQVSLECMLDIGEMIISMERIKRPDAYKEIFRTLGENGILPEAFARKLEPAAGFRNVLVHMYAKVDLERLYDNLQKGVEDMELYLEYIARYLAGKED
- a CDS encoding nucleotidyltransferase domain-containing protein, translating into MQPSTPQIALEELEYKLSEFFSAVDSVTVAYLFGSTVRGEANGLSDIDIAVLFDEAVTRKEAFDLQLELIGELGVLLKTNNIDLVILNESPLLLTYNVIRDGIILKSNERKRVLFETRIMSKYLDRDYYVKRHMKMTLERMAKGRFRWDWK
- a CDS encoding class I SAM-dependent methyltransferase, whose product is MESDAIDWNEIWKDTLQKQLKSNRNVDCSTIWYSKENARRFWRMFQDDKARAITEKRIEGMKLSPDFRVLDIGAGPGTLAIPISQRVAHVTAVEPSEGMVSVMRDNIDEHGLENVECVHKDWEAVDVESDLSAPYDVVFASYSLGMKDIRASVQKMLDASSRYVYLYWFAGETSWDMHSRKLWPLLHGREYQPAPKCDVLYNVLYDMGIYPNVSVFPFEHVHRYTTLDEAVEDFKSYYNASSDTQETILRDYFEGVLEEDDGALIQRGWSTRVKMWWEKPN
- a CDS encoding tetratricopeptide repeat protein, producing the protein MSSEEAKETSFKGNADESSGEASFEEVAYVLDDSENAGEDVSEEEVAAEWNGYGLDLVKMGKYREAIVAFDNAIKLDPKNFCLLNNKAAALEGIGKYEEALKLYEKAVEIFPEDPDLWNNMAFSLSQVGKYDKAVVAYEKALKLRPDYPNAWYGKALNLNQMGAYEKAVEAFEKVLEEDSNYKEAWVGKGIALAQLGMYDEAVIAYDRAIELDPGFSEAWYYKGVDLDSIGSYRQAMKAYEKALELDPLNDDAWNNLGIDLENLEEYEKAVETFEKSIEINPTNADVWYNKGFTLSQMQKFEEALEAFKKALELNPEYFDAYSSLGFVLAQLKRFEEAVEIYDNVLKINPEIADAWFGKAVCLSFLDRGDEADAAFRKAVELDPRYAGIGENIQ
- a CDS encoding HAD family hydrolase, with the protein product MNENQPSFLRAVLFDMDNTLFDFVAAKLVACRKILAYLGTENNRGKEKKEKAANAEELFRYFLRGVHGFEDYENIKDYMQERNLFTLPAYSKCCEIYEKEKLENLELYPGVRATFDELKKLDLKLAVITDADSAHARARLGKVGLLDSFELMVAADMTGRKKPDPEPFLYALRDLGVKPGETLVVGDNLLRDIAPARKLGLHTAYAAYGDWKDWRKSGEIAQAFDFRLNTFPDLLHCICSLKEQN
- a CDS encoding tetratricopeptide repeat protein, producing MTSNDWYNKGVAFQELKRFKEALDAYNKALEISPNNAKIWFSKGMVLKCMMNHDLALEAMNKSLEINPVDAKTWYCKAELLYDLMQYEEALDAYNKAVEIAPDDPEVWHMRGVAFREMRLYEEAMDDLEKAIKLYEKSYDLNAMSASEWCKKGMGLCKVRSYEEALEAFNRAIELNPGNGKALYNKGVALRWLGNNDESKLYIKRAVEIFDKKIKANPENARFWYNKGIALRDLEKYKEALEAFEKAIDINPNFTKAWIGKGIVYDRVKKHQKAMEAYEKAVDVNPVYSDLL
- a CDS encoding PleD family two-component system response regulator: MTERNLDLEILKLIEEHPEISDSVIADNLSVPEELVKARITSFQDTREKILIADDDPEALTSLSKVLEAENYSLAGASDGFTALEAVKSQRPDLVLLDLKLPGIDGFEVCKKLKSDPLCRHVPVMLLSSKDEPGVRIEGFETGAEDFIVKPVNPLELKTRIRMILRRNWA
- a CDS encoding helix-turn-helix domain-containing protein — translated: MDTLEKIFGKTAQMTVLKNLIGHQNESTYLSGIAEETGLSHSSVSRVITPLIETGIVIEKPLGKQIRTFQLDMENEATQLIIDFYSKINQMVE
- a CDS encoding DUF4198 domain-containing protein, with product MKNALKYLFIIGLILCSTGMASAHFTMIFPSDDEASVFDVTPKDFIADLGEEKTVYIIWGHPYEHILFDLDPAPTVSIYKPDGSVEELEVSKISVPGQDEEGNDGEFVAYKASFIVDQMGDTIVAVRYVSEGEELIDYTKAVIHCGEEVWEGWDAAVGQKTELVPYVRPYGMEEGFVFSGKALYEGEALADSIVEVEKYHTLEAGREIVEDAEALFPYDAPMVFTRQVKSNADGYFVYTLDEPGIWYVGATKENEGEYSVRGVLEVPVLEAFPTEETPVETVILSEEGAEAEEEGEESTSAPGFGAVFAVGGMLAVLFLTRRK
- the cbiM gene encoding cobalt transporter CbiM, coding for MHISDGVLPTSVVAAGWVITLILLAVTLGLSRKKGNISEQVPKLSVITGAFFVASLVHIPVPPTSVHLILNGLVGVVLGVLAFPSIFVGLTLQAILFQHGGITTIGINTVNMGVPALLAYAVFRAGAGKVKTNRGVSESLFGALAGGLAVIINIVFLSITLLSSGEAFTEVAKFAALTHVPIIIIEAVITGAVVSYLAKVKPELLPLNTEV